One genomic segment of Candidatus Obscuribacterales bacterium includes these proteins:
- a CDS encoding Hsp70 family protein, giving the protein MGKVVGIDLGTTNSVVAVMEGGKPIVIANSESMRTTPSVVAFSKDGERLVGQMAR; this is encoded by the coding sequence ATGGGAAAAGTCGTCGGTATTGACTTGGGCACTACAAACTCAGTTGTCGCTGTGATGGAGGGCGGCAAACCCATTGTCATCGCCAATTCAGAAAGCATGAGGACGACTCCCTCCGTGGTTGCGTTTAGCAAGGATGGAGAGCGCCTCGTGGGGCAGATGGCCCGTC